CGCGGCCGGATCGACGATCAGTATCTCGTCGGCAAGCAGCGGCCCGAACCGACGCGGCGCGACCTGGCGGTGGCGCTCGACGAATTGCTTTCGGCCAGCGCCGTAAGCGTGCCGGCGACCGACGCGGTCGGCTGCCACATCGGCCGGGTACCCAAGCGCCAGGCGCAGGGCGAGGCGACCTACTCGAACCAAATCTCCCGGCTGCTCCAACAGCACTGCGTCGAGTGCCATCGCCAGGGCGAGATCGCGCCCTTTCCGCTTACCGACTATGCCGAGGTTGTCGGCTGGGCCGAGACCATGCAGGAAGTCGTGCATCAGGGCCGAATGCCGCCCTGGTTCGCCAGCCCTGAGTACGGCAAGTTTTCCAACGATGCCCGGCTGACCGACGACGAGAAGCGGCTGCTCGACGAGTGGGTGGCGGCCGGTTGCCCGGAAGGCGACCGCTCGCAGTTGCCCGAACCGCGGCAATTCACGGTGGGCTGGCAGATTCCGCAGCCCGACCAGACGGTCTACATTCGCGAAGAGCCGGTCAAGGTGCAGGCCGAGGGGACGGTGGCCTATCAGTATTACACGGTCGATCCGGGCTTCACCGAAGACAAATGGATCAAGGCGGCGGAGTGCCGGCCGGATAACCGCGGCGTGGTTCACCACATTGTGGCCTTCTTCGTGCCGCCCGGCGAGAAGCTGCGCGACGGCGTGCGGGGAGCAATGGTCGGTTATGCACCGGGCATGCCGCCCACATGCTTCGACGACGGCACGGCGATGTTCGTGCCGGCCGGCTCGCGCGTGATCTTTCAGATGCACTACACGCCCAACGGCTCGGAGCAGCTCGACCGCAGCTCGCTGGGGCTGGTGTTCGCCGACCCGGCCACGGTCACGCGGCGCATCGGCGGCGGGATGGCGGGCAACCGCTTCTTTCAGATTCCGCCCGGCGCCGACAACTTCGAGGTCCGATCGCACCACCACTTCGACAACGACGCGCTGCTGCTGACGATGACGCCGCACATGCACTTGCGCGGCAAGTCGTTCCGTTATGAAGCGGCGTATCCCGACGGCACTCGGGAGGTGCTGCTCGACATTCCGCACTACGATTTCAACTGGCAGTTGCGTTATCGGCTGGCCGAGCCGAAGCTGCTGCCGAAGGGCACGACGCTGGAGTGCATCGCCCATTTCGACAACTCGGCCGACAATCTGGCCAACCCCGACCCGACGAAGCCCGTGCGTTGGGGCGACCAGACCTGGGAGGAGATGATGATCGGCTACTTCAGTACGCTGCCGGTCGAGCCGAACGGCCCGGCGGCGAAAAAGTAGGGTGGGACCAGCGAGCTTGCGAGCGCCGGCCCACCGATAGCGACGTCGCTCATGGTGGGCCGGCGCTCGCAAGCTCACTGGCCCCACCTTACGCAAGGACGTAACCCAGCTCAGACCCGCGCGCGGGCGAAGGAACTTCGGAGCCGGAAGTCAGGCGGTTCTGACTTCCGTCTCCGAGTTCCTTCGCGATGCCCTCGCCCTTGTAACCCGTCGCCTATCACCTAATCCGTGCAATCGTCGGGCGACGACGAACGGTCATCCAATGGGCAGTGGTTGCCGGCGGCCGACTTGTCGGCGACGCGCGAGGCACGCTGATCGGCCACGCTCCGGGCGGCTTGCCGCAGGTCCGACGGGCTCAGCCGACGCAAATTGCTCAGGTCCGTGAGCGGCTTCAACACGCCGACAGCCCGTTCCACGGCCGGCTCAAACAGCATGACCTCCACCAGCCAGTGGCGGACGCGGTCGAACGACTGCACCGAGTCGACAAGCTGGTGCTCCAGGTCGCCCAGCGTTTCCAGCGTCTCCACGGCATCGGCCAAGTCGCCGGTCCGGGCAAGCAGGTGGTCCTTCAGCGTCACCAGCCCGTCGAGCGAGACCTTTGCCGGAGCGACCTGTTGCGACTCGCGCTCCAGCCGCAGGCGAATGGCGGTCAACTCCTTCAGAGCCGCGCTGGCCTCTTCGATTTGCTGCGCGTCGTTGCCGCAGAGGATCTCGTCCTTGAGTGCGGCCAGGCCCTGCCCCACATCGCGCGCCTGATCGACCTCGGGGGCCGAAAGCACGAGGTAGTCTTGCAGCGACTTCCACGAGCGGGCGACGTGATCGGCCACGGAGACATCGGCGGCCGAACTCACAAGCTGCTGCTGGATTGTCGTCCAGGAGCCGGCCACCTGGTGTGCCCGTTCGATTTCGGGGGCCGCGCTCACGAGCTGCTGCTGAATCGACGTCCATGAGTCGGCCACCTTCTTGGCTTGCGACACGCGATCACCCGATGCCAGGGCCGCGGCCTTCAACTCGGCCAG
This genomic window from Pirellulales bacterium contains:
- a CDS encoding redoxin domain-containing protein, producing the protein MKKAILALLATAGFSANVLSTETAVPVGRKIDEFTLRDFRGKLHALSDFDDRQLVVVAFVGCECPLAKQYAPRLKKLADEFGPRGVAFLGVDSNSQDTLTELAACARIHEIEFPVLKDPGNVVADQFGAQRTPEVFVLDRDRTIRYRGRIDDQYLVGKQRPEPTRRDLAVALDELLSASAVSVPATDAVGCHIGRVPKRQAQGEATYSNQISRLLQQHCVECHRQGEIAPFPLTDYAEVVGWAETMQEVVHQGRMPPWFASPEYGKFSNDARLTDDEKRLLDEWVAAGCPEGDRSQLPEPRQFTVGWQIPQPDQTVYIREEPVKVQAEGTVAYQYYTVDPGFTEDKWIKAAECRPDNRGVVHHIVAFFVPPGEKLRDGVRGAMVGYAPGMPPTCFDDGTAMFVPAGSRVIFQMHYTPNGSEQLDRSSLGLVFADPATVTRRIGGGMAGNRFFQIPPGADNFEVRSHHHFDNDALLLTMTPHMHLRGKSFRYEAAYPDGTREVLLDIPHYDFNWQLRYRLAEPKLLPKGTTLECIAHFDNSADNLANPDPTKPVRWGDQTWEEMMIGYFSTLPVEPNGPAAKK